CGGCCTCGGTGCGCCGCAGCTGGGACTGCAGGACGGCCCCGACCCAGGGGAAGTCCGCCCGGAGCGCCTCGAGGACACGGAGGGTGGAGTCGACCGTCGTGTGGTCCTCCATGTCCAGCGTCACCGTGGTGCCGGCCAGGGACGCGGCGTCGCAGATGGCACGGGCGTTCTCCAGCGCCGTCTGCTCGCCGGAGGCCCCGAGCGCCTGGCCGAGCGCCGACAGCTTGACCGAGGTCTCGACCGCCCCGCCCTCGGTCAGCCCGAGCGCAGACAGCCGGCCGAGCAGGCCGACGTAGGCGTCCCGCGTCGCGGCGGCGTCGGCGGCGTCGGTGACGTCCTCGCCGAGCCGGTCGAGGGTGACGAGCATCCCCTGCCCGCGCAGCTCGGTCGCGACCTCGAGCGCGTGGTCGTCACCGGTCCCGGCGACGAAGCGGCGCACCAGCTCGCGCGTCACGGGGGCACGTTCCACGACCTCCCGCAGCCGGGAGTTGCGCGACGCTGCCAGCAGCACTGCCCGTTGGGCCTCGGCGATCACCACGCCGGAAGGCTAACCGCCGGACAGGTGCCGTCTGGCGAAGGCCAGGCTGCGCTCCAGGGCGTCCACACGGTTGGCCTTGTCGCGGCGGGTGTTGATCTCCACGACGGTGTGGCCGTCCCAGCCGCCGGCGGCCAGCTTCTCCAGCACCTCCGCGACGGGCTGGGTGCCCTCGCCGGGCACCAGGTGCTCGTCGAGCAGGGAGCCGCTGCCGTCGGTGAGGTGGAGGTGGCGGACCCGCTCCCCCAGGACGTCCAGCAGCTGCATCGAGTCCTGGCGGGCCGTGGCGGCGTGGCTGAAGTCCAGGGTGCAGTGGGCGTAGCCGTGGTCGAGCAGGTCCCAGCCGGGCGCGTAGGCCTGCACGTCGCGGCCGCCGACCCGCCACGGGAACATGTTCTCCACCGCGAAGGTGCAGTGGTGCTCCTCGCCGAGCGCCTCGATGCCCTCCTCGAACCCGGCCCCGTACGTGCGCTGCCAGCGGAAGGGCGGGTGCACGACCACGGTGCTCGCACCGAGCGCCTCGGCGTGCTCGGCGGTCCGGACCAGGCGGGCCCAGTTGTCGCGGCCCCAGACACCCTGCGTGAGCAGCAGCGTCGGTGCGTGGACGCTCATCACCGGCACCTCGTAGGTGGCGGCCAGGCGGAGCAGGGCGTCGGCGTCCCGGCTGACCGGGTCCGACCAGACCATGACCTCGACACCGTCGTAGCCGAGCTCGGCCGCCTGCCGGAAGGCCTCCTCGGCCGGCTCCGGGTACACCGAGGTCGTCGCCAGGCCGACGAGGGACCTGGCCGGCGAGCCGTCGGACGACGACGCAGACGCGGTCACGGTCGGCCAGCCTACGGCTCCACGGGCCCCCCGCCAGGCGGGAGCGCGGGGCTACATTCGCCCGGTGACGCCACCCGGTCCGCAGCCGGCCGGCCTGCGCGAGGTGCCCGGCCCGCGCGAGCGGCTCTGGGTCGAGATCGACGACGGCGACCCCTACGGGCGGACCGTCTACCACTTCGACCTCACGTGGCTCACGTCGTCGTGGACGTGCATCTTCGGGGGCGGGTGCCCCGGCATCGACAGCTCCCGCCCGGACGCGGGCTGCTGCGTCCACGGCGCCTGGTTCTCCGAGCCCGCGGACGAGGAGCGGGTCGCGCTCGCCGTGGCCCGGCTCGACCGGTCCGGCTGGGCCAACGCCGACCACCCCGTCCACGGCGCGGACGGGGAGTGGGCCGAGACGGACCCTGACGGGGACCGACGGACCGCGGTGGTCGACGGTGCGTGCGTGTTCCACAACCCCCGGGGCTTCCCCGGCGGCTACGGCTGCGCCCTGCACGCCCTGGCGCTGCGCGAGGGTGTCCCGCCGCTGACCACCAAGCCCGACGTCTGCTGGCAGCTCCCGGTCCGCCGGACCTACGACACCGTGGCCGACCCCGACGGCGGGGAGCACCTGCAGGTCACCGTCACCGAGTACACCCGGGCGGGCTGGGGCGGGGGCGGCGCGGACTTCGACTGGTACTGCACGACGAGCCCGGCGGCCCATACCGGCGCGGTACCGGTGTGGCGCTCGCTGCGCGAGGAGCTCGTGGAGCTCGTCGGCGAGGAGGTGTACGCACGCCTCGACGCGCACTGCACCGCCCTCGTGCCCCCGGCGGGCGCCCGGCGGCTGCTCCCCCTGACCGTCCACCCGGCGACCGCGGCCGCCCAGGCGCCGGTCGAGGCCCCCGGGCCGGGTCGACGGCCCGTCGACTAGCCACCGCGGCGGCGGTCCTCCACCCTGGCCCCATGAGCGACACGCGCTTCCACGACGGCACGGCGGCCCACGAGGCGGAGTACCGCCCCCGCGAGCACCGCCAGACCCGCTGGCCCAAGCCGGACGCGCTCTCGCTGGTCTTCTTCGCGGTGTGGGTGGTCGGCATCCTCGTCTCCACCGTCATCCCGTTCCTCATCGTCCCGCCGACCTCGACGGACCCCGACAGCGGTGCGGTGGGCCTGGC
The DNA window shown above is from Aquipuribacter hungaricus and carries:
- a CDS encoding sugar phosphate isomerase/epimerase family protein is translated as MTASASSSDGSPARSLVGLATTSVYPEPAEEAFRQAAELGYDGVEVMVWSDPVSRDADALLRLAATYEVPVMSVHAPTLLLTQGVWGRDNWARLVRTAEHAEALGASTVVVHPPFRWQRTYGAGFEEGIEALGEEHHCTFAVENMFPWRVGGRDVQAYAPGWDLLDHGYAHCTLDFSHAATARQDSMQLLDVLGERVRHLHLTDGSGSLLDEHLVPGEGTQPVAEVLEKLAAGGWDGHTVVEINTRRDKANRVDALERSLAFARRHLSGG
- a CDS encoding proline dehydrogenase family protein, whose amino-acid sequence is MVIAEAQRAVLLAASRNSRLREVVERAPVTRELVRRFVAGTGDDHALEVATELRGQGMLVTLDRLGEDVTDAADAAATRDAYVGLLGRLSALGLTEGGAVETSVKLSALGQALGASGEQTALENARAICDAASLAGTTVTLDMEDHTTVDSTLRVLEALRADFPWVGAVLQSQLRRTEADCRELATAGSRVRLCKGAYAQPESVAFATPHEVDRSYVRCLKVLMAGEGYPMVASHDPTLLEIADAVARDVGRDGDSWEVQMLLGVRPEEQARLAALGRRVRTYVPYGEDWYAYLVRRLAERPANLALLLRSLTSTK